The Indicator indicator isolate 239-I01 chromosome 32, UM_Iind_1.1, whole genome shotgun sequence genome segment aaaaaaaaaacaaacctaaggAGTGTCCTGCTCTAGCCTAAGGGCTGGGAAagtgcagagagcaggcagagtTTTTCCCTGGATAGCAAAGGGGGAGTGGATGCTCCATGGATGCAAACACTCCGAGTGCTGCAAAATCgcctccctgctgggctgctcgtCCCAATTTGGGGCTGGGGAGATACTGGAGGGCCAGGGAGTTTGGGACAGCTGGGGGAGTTCCTCGAATAGGGCTTGGTGTTGGCTGGGCTTTGGGCCAGCCACCCTCCCTCGCCAaccaccctccctctccatcccttccctcccctcccggATCATTTTCATGGGGCTTTGGAGGGTCCAATCCAACCGTCCCCTCCCCTTGGACCTGGGGTGGGAGCTGCAGGTTTGTCATGCCAAACTTTCCAGGCTCCATCAGGTGATTGATCTGCTCCGGGAccagtggaggaggaggaggagggaggaagggagggaggagagggggctgggtgctgctaGGGGAAGCGGGGGTCTGAGTGCCACCCGGAGCGGGTGGGGAAGGCTGCCTGTGCCCACTGCCAGGGGCATCCGAGCGGCTGCGTGGGGAGATGCTGGGGGACCGCACGCTGCGGCTGCAGCACGGGAACCGCATCGAGGCCCTGTGCGTGCTGGGCACTCGCATCGCCGCCGATGTCTATGGGTGAGTGAGAcactccccttcctcctcctgctcctcaccttcACCTTGATCCTTGCCTTTAGTCCTTCTGCAAATCTCCTTCCTcgtttttcctccttcctccccaagCCCCACAGCCCTCACGCAGAATCCTCCCCGGGCTTTGCAAATCTGCCCCTGGTTTATCCTTCTGCAaatcccccttcctcctttttccttcttccctcccatcCCTCCCCCCAAGCCCCACAGCCCTGACTACTTGGATTTAAGGCAATTTGTGCGAAAACTCCACCCTAGGCTTTGCAAACCTGCCCAAATCCCAGGAAAGCTTCCAGCATCCATGACACAATATTCACCCCAGGTCTGCCACAGCAATGGGTTTGATCCATCTGTGGGGTCAGTGGAGCCAACCTCATctcagaaagctgctgagggataAGCAGGAGCCACAAGGATGGACTGCTTTAGaaagggggattggacaagatgatctccagaggtcccttccaactcctaggagaagggaggaaagcaaTTTCGAGTGCCCAAGCAAGGGAAACATTCAAGTTCCCACAGCTCCAACCCTGCTCCCCttcaaacaaacccaactctcccCTTcaagataataataataattattattattattatttttattccccccaaaggaaagaagttgcCAAGCTCATTTCATGGCTCattctgctctttgctgcttttgcaaATCTCACCCCTCCATATTCAAGCCCAGATCCAACTCACCTGGCACCTCCTCAGGTCAaattctcctcctccccacccaccccctccGTGGGATTCCCAAGACCTAAGCAAGAAGGCAAACCAAAGCTGAGCATAATTAAATCTAATTGAACAATTTCAGAAAGAGCAGTAAAAGAGCTCTCagatttcctttcctcccctccctttcccccctctctttgcctggtgtggggctggctgTCAGCATCCAGACACCCAATAAATGATGCTGTAACCATGATACAGGGAGAGGGCTCGGGTGTCAGGAGCTCATAAAGCACCCCAGGAGCtgccaaaaacaacaaccctggaaagacagagaaacaaggaggagagacagagaaaagggggggggggggaaggacagaaaaaagaggagcaaatgacagaggaaagagaaggcaggagaggagaaggagatgtGGAACAGCTGGGAAAGGGCAAGGACACATCAAACTGGGAGGGGTGAATCAGCAGCTGCCTCAGGGTTGGGTAAAAATCACCCCCAAAAATGGAAAGTTTCCCATGGTAAAGTCTCTCACGCTGTTGGGATGAGTTCTACAACAcctcagctggaaaagaagCTTGGAAGTTTGGTTGGGATGTCCCCAGGGAAGTGCAGAGCCCAGTTCAGTTCCAGGAGTGCTGAGTGGTTGAGTTGTGATTATTATTGATCGTTGCACCAGGAGGAGGTTTAGTTTGtacatgaggaacagtttctgtcctgcaagagtggtcagggattggaacagggtggtcagggaggtggtggagtccccatccctggagatgttcaagaaacctgtggccatggcactcaggggcatggtttgatggccatggtggggttgggttgatgcttggactccatgatcttagaggccttttccaaccaaacaattctatggttctgtgatctgcacCCACAGCTACAAAATAGAATCAGAAGAtgcaaggactggagcacctctactatggacacaggctgcaagagttgaggctgtttagcctggagaagaaaaggctacactgagaccttagagcagccttccagtacctgaaggggctccaaaagagctgggaagggaatttggacaagggctgggagtgccaggatgagggacaatggctttgagctgggagaggggagatgaggaagaaattctttagaatgaggttggggagacactggcacaggttgcccagggaggttgtggatgtcccctccctggaggtgctcaggaccaggctggatgaggccttgagcaagctgggctgctgggaggtgtccctgcccatggcaggggggttggaaccagatgatctttgaggtcctttccaacccaacccattctatgaccaCAACATCTTCTgccctaaaaaaataaaagactcTTCAAGCATTCCCAGGCAGGGAGGAAGCGACAGGAAGGTGCCAGCGGTGAGCGCCCCAATGCCAGCGTGCCCAGCCCGGGCTGTGTTTGGAAGTTAGCAGCAGTGGGAACTGGGCATGTTGGCTGCAAGCCCCTAGAACCATGGCATGTTTTTGGCAGGGCGGCCCCACCTGGGGCAGTCTCCTTCGGTGTGAAGCACACGGAGGGGGTGGCTGTGGAGGTGGCCTGCcgggggcaggaggaggctgggacAAGCCCTGGCAGTGGGACACGGTGGCCGCTGCACGAGGGGACAGTCCTGAGCTTCAGCATGAGCCAGGCCAGCACCGAGCTCAATGACAACAAGGTAAGAAgtggggtgctgggctgtgggccCCACTGAGGAGGGAGAAGATCCTTCCCCAACCAGGGCTTTGGGGGGTTGCAGGTCACCATCAGCTTCTATGCGGAGGGAGGGCAGCCCATCAACCAAACCGGAGTCTTCCTCACCGGCATCGGTGAGTACGAAGGTGTCAGGGCTGCAAGCAACCCAGCCTCACCCCTTTGGGCCCTCAGAGAGGGGTTGTGGTGAGAGCTGGAGCCGAGTTTGCCAGGTCTCAGGGAGGCTTCTgcacccagcccaacctccccacagcccGGGGTGACGCTGGGGGTCTGTCCGTCCAGGGATCTCTCTGGACGTGGATGCGGACCGGGATGGTGTGGTGGAGAAGAACAATCCTCACAAGGTAatgcagcctcttccaactgCATGGAAAGGCCATGGGGCTGGAAAGAGCAGGAGCTCACTAAGCCCCCTCCTCACacccccacactgctggggtgtTGTaggccagctggagctggggtcCTGAGGGACACGGAGCCATTCTGCTCGTCAGCTGCGACAAGGAGAGCCCCTTCACTCCAGCATCAGACAGTGACAACCAAAGAGTCTTCAACAAAGAAGGTAACAACAGCTGCCCCAAAGTCttctaaagcaaaaaaaaaccctgccctGTTCCTCCCCTTCTTTAACCTTCCTGGAGATGAACTTTTGCTTGGGAACTAGCTGCCCATGAGCTGCTCTCCACCAAGCTGCTGAGTAAGCTCTCCTGCAGGAGAATTCTCATCTTTTGAATGCCATGCAAGCTAATTGAGGTCAAGCAAGGGCATGAAGCACCCAGCCAGGAAAACAGCAGAGGTGCCACTGCGGGCAGAGCTTGGCCCAGGAATGCTTCACGCAGGTGGAAGGAGCTTGGGGCAAAGCATGCGGCTGGCAGCCAGGAATGCGCCCTGGCTGTTCCTGGAAAACTCAAACCACACAGAACCAGTGCCCACAGGCTCTCTGAGGCCAGGaaccagctgtgccagggctgtggggaggtacagagaagggcattttgtttcaaaacacaaagcaggagCTTTGCTAAGCAGGACCACGAGGGGATCTAGCCAGGTGGCAGAGGTTGGTCCCAAGGGAAGAGGAGATTTCTTGGTGTGGGAGATGCAGCCTCCAAGAGGGAGCACACAGGAGggatcctgagctgcatcctgCCATCACCCATCACCTCCCACCCCCATTCTCCTTTCTTTGCACCCCAGATTTGCTGGACATGTCTCGGATGGTCCTGAGGACTGAAGGGCCACAGCGCCTGCCCCGGGGCTATGAAATCATTCTCCATATTCCTGTCTCTGATGCAGACAAAGTTGGGGTCTTCTATATGCAGAGTAAGTCCTCCCTCACCTCCTCTTCTGCCCCTTCCTCTTCGTTTGTGGGGCCTTTGAGATCCCTCCAAACTCCTTCCTCTGACCTGTCCCTCTCCATGCTTCTCCACTGCAGTtttgagtcatagaattgtttggtttggaggaGCCCtctaaagatcattgagtccaaccacctaCCCAACAACACCATCACCATCAacccatgtccccaggtgccatggccacacaaaGCAACTCATGCCCTCAGCATTCCTTCTCCAAGATTTTTTGGTGTTGAATATTCTCTCTTCCCAATCAGCTGGAAAACCTTGGAGATTACTACCTGgaaactccctgagaggaggttggagccaggtgggggttggtctcttctcccaagggacaattgataggatgagaggaaatggcctcaagttgccccagggaaggtttaggttggacatgaggaactaTTTCTTCCCCTTGGGGATTGCCaagcttggaacaggctgcccagggcagtggtggattcccATCTGAAAgctggagggctttcaaagccttggaggtgtggtgctgagggatttGGTTCAGtggtgctctggcagtgctggggtaagcattggactcaatgatctgaaaagtctcttcccacctgaacaattctgtggttaacaagcagagggacaggaccATAAGCCACTTATCCAAGGTCACCCAGCAAAGCAGTAGCAAATAAAGCCACCATGTGTCCTGGCACCCAGATGCTTTAGCCATGATGGCAAGGTGCTCTACAcaccttttcccctcctcatcCCTAGGTGGATTTATTCCCCAGGACCAAACCCCTCTCCTCAGCCAGCTCAGAAACCTGCCATGGAGTAGCTTGGTCTTGTTCCCTCTGTGGAGAAGCAGTTTgtcagcaggagggttgggggCATTGTCatctcatagcagagcagaggggcctGCAAGGGCAGAAATGCCATGAAAGCATCATCCCAATGACTGCTCCATCCAAAGCTGAGACGTTTCTCCTCACCCTTCCTGTGCACACCTGCGCCAACAGGAGCTGAGGGGCTTGCAGCTTGAGGTCCTTCACCAGATGAAGTTCTACTCACCCACAGAGGTGAAGAAGCTCCAGCACAGAGGGGTTGTGGTGCCTCCTTGCACACAAAAGCTCGAAACCATCACAGAAACTCTGAAAATTGTCCTccttgccctttctcctcctgcagatcCCTTCTTTGGGCAGCGCTACGTCCATGTGCTGGGCCAGAAGAAGCTCTACCACACCCTGAAGTACACTGGGGGAGCTGCTGAGCTTGAGTTCTTTGTTGAGGGGCTCTGCTTTCCTGATGACACCTTCTCTGGGCTGGTCTCCATCCATGTCAGCCTCCTGGAATCCCCCACTGAGGTCTGGAGTCTTCAGGGAAAGGGTGCAGATGGGAGGCTGCAACGGCCTGAGCAGCATGAAGAAGGGGATGGAATGGAGAATGGTTGTCACTAATTTACCCTCCTCTCCCCAACCCCccaaagaaaatcagagaactgtcagggttggaagggacctcaaggctcagccagttccaacccccctgccatgggcagggacacctcacaccacagcaggttgctcacagccacatccagcctggctgcaaaaaccttcagggatgaggcttccaccacctccctgggcaacctgtgccagtctctcaccaccctcatgggcaagaacttcttcctaacatccaatctgaatctccccatttctagttttgctccaaccccccccagtcctatcactctctgacaccctcaaaagaacctccccagctttcccccttcagacactggaaggccacaagaaggtttcctgggagccttctcttctccatactgaacagcttcaactctctcagtctgtccttatagaAGAAATGAATGACCCCAGGGGAAGGGTatctgggggggagggggggggaaacagtGGTGAATGAGGTGTGGAAATCCCAACATTTCCACTTGTCTCACCCAGGGCATCCCCCCCACACCAATCTTCACTGACACAGTAGTGTTCAGGGTAGCTCCATGGATCATGACCCCCAACACTTTGGCACCCGTGAACCTCTTCGTCTGCAGGTAAAGGCCCTGGGACGATGCCCTCCCAGCCCAACCGGCCCCAGAGACTCCCTGGAGGTCACCAAGACAGGCTGGGGGGAAGTgatgggcagaggggaagggaataTCCATCCTCCAGCAGCCTTTCATCCCCTTCTCTCCCACCATTCACTCTCCCAGCATGAAGGACAACTACCTCTTCATCAAGGAGATCAAAGACCTGGTGAGCAAGGCTGGCTGCGAGCTGAGGGCTTGCTTTGGCTACATCAACCGTGGGGACCGCTGGATGCAGGTAGGGCTGGGCACTAGAGCAGGGGCCAagctctcccctccctgctgctgtgccccaggtgggtttttttcctccctcctttagGACGAGGTTGAGTTTGGCTACACCCACGCTCCCCACAGAAGCTTCCCCGTGGTGCTGGACTCCCCTCGAGATGGACAGCTGGAGCAGTTCCCCATCAAGGAGCTGCTGGTAAGAGCAGGATCACAGCCTCAgaggatatcagaggttggaagggacctccagagatcgtcaggtccaacccccctgccagagcaggatcactgagggcagtctgcacaggaatgcatccaggtggggttggaaaggctccagagaaggagactccacaacccctctgggcagcctgctccagggctctgtcaccctcactgtaaggaagtttctcctcatgttgagctgaaatcttctctggtcaagtttgaactcattgttccttggcttatctctgtgaaccacccaaaagagcctggccccctccccttgccccccacccctcagctattgatagacattgatcagatccctctcagccttctcttctccagactaaacacccccagggctctcagtctctcttcacaggggagatgctcaagtccccaaatcatccttgtggctctcccttggactctctccagcaggtctctgtctctcctgaactgaggagccccaaactggatggATGCTCACTTACATTGCATGAGGAGCAGCTTCCAGGTCCTTAGGCTTAGCCTATTCCACCATTCCTAATCCCCCACTTGCACTTAGCTCCTTGGAGGGCTCACAACAGCCTGAAAAATGAGCTTCACACCTCTGCATGGAGTTAACTACCACATCCACCAACAACTTCATTCCTCTTCAAACCAAGGATCAGAGCCCGATCCACATTCCAGCCACCCAGAAAACCTTTTATCTGAAAGataagaggagaaaggaggagctcAGACCTCTGGGAATGGAAGGCTTCTGCCAGGCACCAGGTCAGGAGTGGATTTCTTCACCCTGAGTGTGCCAGCAGTgggctgtttttttcctttcctctacaTCTGTGAATATGCaccagaagaggaaaggaaaggtcaGCTTACTACCTCAGAAGAGGTAGAAAGAGGTAGAAGAGGTAGAAGAAGAATCTTGACCTCAGAAGAGAACAAGATGCAGTCATCTGCTGAAAACATCCCTATGGGGCTTCTTTgccaaggccaagggccagccatgggcagggcacacagagaaAGCTGCCTGGGAGAGAAGTGAccctggaagagaaaaagatgaCCTGAATGATCCCTTTGAGCTATCACAGCttcattgggctggaagggaccatccaGGGTCATCTCAcctaacccccctgcagtcagcagggacacctccaactagagcaggctgcccagggctgcatcaagtctggtcttgaatgtctccagggtagggcctcagccacatctctgggcaacctgttccatgtcACCATGCATGTTCCATAtcaacctctctgctctgccctagtgaggccatacctggaatctggtgtccagtttggggctccccagttcaagagagacagagacctgctggagagagtccaagggagagccacaaggatgatttggggacttgggcatctttcctatgaagaaagactgagagccctggggctgtttagtctggagaagagggagaaggctaagagggatctgatcaatgtctgtcaatagctgaggggtgggtatcaggatgaaggtgccaggctctttgtggtggtgcccagtgacaggacaaggaacaatgggtactaGCTGGAacctaggaagttccacctcaacacaaggaaacacttctttggtgtgagggtgctggagccctggaacaggctgctcagagaggttgtggagtctccttctctggaggctttcaaaacccacctggatgtgttcctgtgtgacctgccctaggtgaccctgctctggcagggggtttggactcaatgacctctgaaggtccctcccaacccctaccactctgtgactctgggatACAGAAAGCAGAGGACAACCCCAAGAGCCACCAAATCTCTGCCTGGCTCTAGCCAGCCAAGCCCTGaaagccacctccagcctgatcTTCTCTCAATAGTAAGAGGAGAAGAGGCCAGgtcatgtttttttccccacacgtCACTCTGGGGCAGGTGAAGTGCTTTCAGGAGCACTCAAAtccatcttcctcttctctcacccccagcttcctcagcctgtcctcatagcagagctgctccaaccccatgagcattttcatggcaggaccaggggcaatggctacaaactagagaagggcagatttagattggatgtcaggaaggagttagagtcatagaatcatagaataatagaatcatagaacaatagaatcatagaatcatagaatcacagaatcacagaatcagtcagggttggaagggaccacaaggatcagccagttccaccccccctgccatggccagggacacctcacattacagcaggctggccagagccttaaacacctccagggatggagcctcaaccacctccctggacaacccattccaggctctcatcactctcatggggaagaacttcttcctcacatccagcctgaatctccccacttccagctttgttccatccctCCCCCCTAGTCCTGacactccctgagatcctaaaaagtccctccccagctttcttggagcccccttcagatcctggatggccacaagaaggtcacctcagagccttcatGCCTGGCATGAGTACATGCAGTCCTGGGCTCAGCAGGCAGGGTGggaacagcagcactgagctgcccCTTCGCCAGCCACTGCTCTCTGTCCTCTTTAGGCATCGTTGAGCTTCCTATTTGGAGCAGCAATTTCAGCCTCCGGAGCTGCTAACACATTATACTCCAatttctcctctggagcctcccCTAATCCCTGCTCCTATCCTTCCAATCTCATTTTCCAGCTAGGGATGTTTAGCTGGAAGTGACTGGCCTGGGttcttccttttgccttcaGCCAAAGCCCTAAGCCCTTGGGACCCCAGGGCAGGGAAAAAGGAGACGAGAAAGGAATTagctcctcaaaaaaaaaaacaaaaaaaaaaaacaaacaaaaaaaaaaaaactcaaatcaATCTGGAACTGATAGGACTTGGATGCAACCCTCCAAGCTGGGCTTGAGTCGGCGCCTTGACAGTTGAAACCGCCCCAGCCCTGTCGTTTATGAAACTGAAATAAGCCTGGAGCAGGTGGTTGGTGCTcagcccctcctgcagcacccagggaaGGATCAGCCCCCTCTGCCACCCTGCAGATACGCACCCCAAAAACGCAGGCGGGGCCTCACGGCTGGCTCCTCGCTGCTTCCAACCACCCTCAACTGAAAAGAGCCAACCCCAAAAGGCAATTTCTAGACCATCACCAGGGCCCCCTCAGGTCTCCCTGCTCATTTTTTACCCCTCCCTAGGCTTGGTTTCCCCCCTAGGAAACCCAACACTCATAAGTGACTGAGATTTAGTGCGAACCCAACGGATACCTGATCCAGTTCCAGGGCTGCCATCAGCTCCAAGCCCCTTGTTGACTTGAACTGGAGGCTAAGGACAAGCTCAAGGCAGGATTTTTGTCCCATTGCTGTCATTTTTGGCCCCCTTTTCAACCTTGAAGTCTCTCCCTTGGGTGCCTGACCCTGGCACAGGGGAACCAAGGGGTAATTAATCCTTGCACGCACACCACCTTATATTCCACATGATAGGAAGTGCTGAAAATCAGGACTTAAATTGGATTTAAGGCAAGTGCAGCCCTTTGGGTGGCTCTTATGGCCCTGGGGTGGATTTATCCTCAGGGGCTGAAGTTCATCTAGCTCAACAAAAGCCATCCAGAAGCTCAGCTTCAGGGCTAACCCAGCACCTAATTAGCTTAATGGGGACACTTAAACGTTGGCTTCTAGACAGCAGAGGAGAtttctgcctggcacagcagacCAGCTCTGCCCCTGGCATCTGTCAGGCGACCCAGAGACCATTATCCTCTTGCCTTTCACCTCTCCCTACCCATGGGGAGCTTCCTGCTCCATGTGTTTACCCACAGGAGCAGGTCTGAGCCCAGCAGGAGGGATAAAAGCAAAGATCTGGaggcagaaggagctgaggaCAAAGCCCACActgatttctctttcttcagggcccTGATTTTGGCTATGTGAGCAGAGAGCCTCTCTTTGAAGCCATCACCAGCCTGGACTCCTTTGGCAACCTGGAGGTCAGCCCACCTGTGACCGTGGCAGGGAAGGAGTATCCCTTGGGAAGGATCCTCATTGGCAGCAGCTTCCCCACGTAAGAGATGGGAAATTCACACCTTTGGGAGCAAAGGAACCAGGAGTGCCCTTAAACATCATCAAAATCATGTTAATGAGCTTCATCAGCCACTCCCTGACCAGCTGCACCCATGGTCCTCCTTGGGGTGGGTGAACCCCACCCCAGTACTCAGCTTTGGCCTTCAAGCTTtgcccttctctttctttccttcacctTGGCAGCAATTTCTGTGCCCCCAGGaatatttcttctcctttactCCCTCTCtcgtggtgggggggggggtgttttgcCCTCCCAgatctgcagggaggaggatgACCAAAGTGGTGAAGGAGTTCCTCTACGCCCAGCAAGTGCAGGCTCCCGTGGAGCTCTACTCGGACTGGCTGGCCGTGGGCCACGTCGATGAGTTCGTCACTTTCGTGCCCACCTCTGATGCAAAGGTACCCCCAAAACCCTCAGGTTTCCTCTTCTGAGGTCCTAAAACACTTTGGGGCATGTCTAGGGAATGCCCCAAAGTTCTTTTACTTGAcagcttccaacccctaacatcctgtgacagTTCCAGGTGGGGagttcatagagtcatagaatgggttgggttggatgggacctccccaaagg includes the following:
- the LOC128977543 gene encoding protein-arginine deiminase type-2 isoform X1, with translation MLGDRTLRLQHGNRIEALCVLGTRIAADVYGAAPPGAVSFGVKHTEGVAVEVACRGQEEAGTSPGSGTRWPLHEGTVLSFSMSQASTELNDNKVTISFYAEGGQPINQTGVFLTGIGISLDVDADRDGVVEKNNPHKASWSWGPEGHGAILLVSCDKESPFTPASDSDNQRVFNKEDLLDMSRMVLRTEGPQRLPRGYEIILHIPVSDADKVGVFYMQNPFFGQRYVHVLGQKKLYHTLKYTGGAAELEFFVEGLCFPDDTFSGLVSIHVSLLESPTEGIPPTPIFTDTVVFRVAPWIMTPNTLAPVNLFVCSMKDNYLFIKEIKDLVSKAGCELRACFGYINRGDRWMQDEVEFGYTHAPHRSFPVVLDSPRDGQLEQFPIKELLGPDFGYVSREPLFEAITSLDSFGNLEVSPPVTVAGKEYPLGRILIGSSFPTSAGRRMTKVVKEFLYAQQVQAPVELYSDWLAVGHVDEFVTFVPTSDAKRFRMLMASPAACYKLFREKQKEGQGEATMFKGYTGMDTKRVTINKVLSNDLLVQQNQYVQRCIDWNRDVLKKELGLTEEDIIDLPALFKLDKQGKAVPYFPNMVTMIILAKDLGIPKPFGPVTGGECCLERRTRSLLEPLGLRCRFLEEVASYHGSLGEVRCGTNVHRQPFAFKWWHVTP